Genomic window (Candidatus Woesearchaeota archaeon B3_Woes):
TTTTTACAGTAAATGTAGCTCACATAACTAAAATAAATGAAGACCCTAATATAAGAAATATTTATTACAAAGCAGATTTAATTTTAAACGACAGTCAGGTTCTTTATTTTGCTTCAAGAATGCTTGGCAAACCCTTAAAAGGGAAAATTTCTGGTTCAGACCTCCTGCCTGCCCTGTGTAAGGTTGCATCATTAAAAGGTTACCATATTTTTTTTCTAGGTGGGCGTAATAACGCTTCACATTATGCTGCAGAGAAATTAAAACAGACCTATAAATCAGTTCAAATTGTAGGTACCATATCACCTGCTTTTGGATTCGAGAAAGAGGCTTATGAAGTTGATAAAATTATTAAGGAAATTAATAAAGTCAAACCTCAAATTTTATTTATAGGATTGGGATTTCCTAAACAGGAAGTATTTATAAATGAATATAGAGACAGGTTAAATGTTAATTTAATTATTGGTATTGGTGCATCTTTTGAATTTGCATCAAGTATTATAAAGAGGGCGCCAAAATGGATGCAGGATTTTGCTCTTGAATGGTTATATAGACTTATCAAAGAACCAAAGAGATTATGGAAAAGATATCTTTTCTCAAATACATTATTTATTCTGCTTTTTGCAAAGATGTATTTTAAAAAAGTTTTTAGACAAAACAAAAACAAATTATGACATAAAATTTGGTATTATGGGAATGTTGTCATACTCCCTATAACCTTATAAATGCAAAATCTTTGACACCATGCAGAAAACTAAGATACTAATTGAAA
Coding sequences:
- a CDS encoding acetyl-mannosamine transferase encodes the protein MENKENEILELFGLNFNNLSFNEALDKITFLIDCNKKIVIFTVNVAHITKINEDPNIRNIYYKADLILNDSQVLYFASRMLGKPLKGKISGSDLLPALCKVASLKGYHIFFLGGRNNASHYAAEKLKQTYKSVQIVGTISPAFGFEKEAYEVDKIIKEINKVKPQILFIGLGFPKQEVFINEYRDRLNVNLIIGIGASFEFASSIIKRAPKWMQDFALEWLYRLIKEPKRLWKRYLFSNTLFILLFAKMYFKKVFRQNKNKL